A section of the Sphaerodactylus townsendi isolate TG3544 linkage group LG11, MPM_Stown_v2.3, whole genome shotgun sequence genome encodes:
- the BMI1 gene encoding polycomb complex protein BMI-1 isoform X2 gives MHRTTRIKITELNPHLMCVICGGYFIDATTIIECLHSFCKTCIVHYLETSKYCPICDAQVHKTRPLLNIRSDKTLQDIVYKLVPGLFKNEMKRRRDFYAAHPTTDAAVGSNEDRGEVADEDKRIITDDEIISLSIEFFDHNRVERKGTKEKEKSKEEVNDKRYLRCPAAMTVMHLRKFLRSKMDIPNTFQIDVMYEEEPLKDYYTLMDIAYIYTWRRNGPLPLKYRVRPTGKRLKLGGHQRGGVEGLNHSGELESDSGSDKAGSPAGGGPSTSSSCLLSPQPSVQSQHPHFPHISSTLNGTGSGCSPGSGNHHPAFPNRARKASINGASATSSG, from the exons atgcACCGCACCACCCGCATCAAGATCACCGAGCTCAACCCGCACCTCATGTGCGTGATCTGCGGGGGCTACTTCATCGACGCCACCACCATCATCGAGTGCCTCCACTCTT TCTGTAAGACCTGCATCGTTCACTACCTGGAGACCAGCAAGTACTGTCCCATTTGTGATGCTCAAGTTCACAAAACCAGGCCGCTTTTGAACATCAG GTCCGATAAAACTCTCCAAGACATTGTGTACAAGTTAGTACCAGGCCTTTTCAAAA atgaaatgaaaagaagaagagacttCTATGCTGctcatcccaccactgatg CTGCCGTTGGCTCCAATGAAGACAGGGGAGAGGTGGCAGACGAAGACAAGCGCATCATAACAGATGACGAGATCATCAGTTTATCCATTGAGTTCTTTGACCACAACAG AGTGGAGCGGAAGggaacaaaagagaaagagaaatccaAAGAGGAG GTGAACGACAAAAGGTATCTGCGCTGCCCAGCAGCAATGACTGTGATGCACCTGAGAAAGTTTCTGCGGAGTAAGATGGATATACCCAATACTTTccag ATTGACGTGATGTACGAAGAGGAGCCGCTGAAGGACTATTACACTCTAATGGACATCGCCTACATTTACACGTGGAGGAGG AACGGGCCGCTCCCTCTGAAGTACCGGGTCCGGCCGACGGGCAAGCGGCTGAAGCTGGGTGGCCACCAGCGCGGCGGCGTGGAGGGCTTGAACCACAGCGGGGAGCTGGAAAGTGACTCTGGAAGCGACAAGGCCGGCAGCCCAGCCGGCGGGGgaccctccacctcctcctcatgCCTGCTCAGCCCGCAGCCCTCGGTCCAGTCGCAGCACCCGCACTTCCCGCACATCTCCAGCACCCTCAATGGCACCGGCAGCGGCTGCAGCCCCGGCAGCGGCAACCACCACCCCGCCTTCCCCAACCGGGCGCGGAAAGCCTCCATCAACGGCGCCTCTGCCACCTCCTCCGGCTGA
- the BMI1 gene encoding polycomb complex protein BMI-1 isoform X1 — protein sequence MRPPRGSDMAERRFGRSLWLFGWRRPQRWLGCPRRRPSLRHLRRASPPSLPPSGRRGNGISPPPAAKESPSFFPAPPATPPRLSRGCTQSRDTPAVPPGSRPAGQLPPSLGLSPERGHPLGHLPGRARSSARPPPRLASSPGSGPRLPPPGALRAVAGCQGAARTCASQPASMHRTTRIKITELNPHLMCVICGGYFIDATTIIECLHSFCKTCIVHYLETSKYCPICDAQVHKTRPLLNIRSDKTLQDIVYKLVPGLFKNEMKRRRDFYAAHPTTDAAVGSNEDRGEVADEDKRIITDDEIISLSIEFFDHNRVERKGTKEKEKSKEEVNDKRYLRCPAAMTVMHLRKFLRSKMDIPNTFQIDVMYEEEPLKDYYTLMDIAYIYTWRRNGPLPLKYRVRPTGKRLKLGGHQRGGVEGLNHSGELESDSGSDKAGSPAGGGPSTSSSCLLSPQPSVQSQHPHFPHISSTLNGTGSGCSPGSGNHHPAFPNRARKASINGASATSSG from the exons ATGAGGCCCCCGAGAGGTTCCGACATGGCCGAGAGGAGGTTCGGGAGGAGCCTCTGGCTTTTCGGCTGGCGCAGACCCCAGCGCTGGCTCGGCTGCCCGAGACGCCGCCCCTCCCTCCGCCACCTCCGCcgggcctcccctccctccctccctccctccggacGGCGAGGGAacggaatctcccccccccccgcagccaagGAGAGCCCCTCTTTCTTCCCCGCgcctcctgccacgccccctcgcCTTTCCCGCGGTTGCACCCAGTCCAGGGACACCCCCGCGGTCCCTCCTGGCTCCCGGCCAGCAGGGcaacttcccccctcccttggccTGTCCCCTGAGCGCGGGCACCCTCTGGGCCACCTTCCCGGGCGGGCGCGCTCCtctgcccgccccccgccccgcctggCCTCCAGCCCCGGATCTGGGCCCCGCCTTCCTCCCCCTGGTGCGCTCCGGGCGGTGGCAGGATGCCAAGG AGCTGCCCGGACctgcgccagccagccagccagcatgcACCGCACCACCCGCATCAAGATCACCGAGCTCAACCCGCACCTCATGTGCGTGATCTGCGGGGGCTACTTCATCGACGCCACCACCATCATCGAGTGCCTCCACTCTT TCTGTAAGACCTGCATCGTTCACTACCTGGAGACCAGCAAGTACTGTCCCATTTGTGATGCTCAAGTTCACAAAACCAGGCCGCTTTTGAACATCAG GTCCGATAAAACTCTCCAAGACATTGTGTACAAGTTAGTACCAGGCCTTTTCAAAA atgaaatgaaaagaagaagagacttCTATGCTGctcatcccaccactgatg CTGCCGTTGGCTCCAATGAAGACAGGGGAGAGGTGGCAGACGAAGACAAGCGCATCATAACAGATGACGAGATCATCAGTTTATCCATTGAGTTCTTTGACCACAACAG AGTGGAGCGGAAGggaacaaaagagaaagagaaatccaAAGAGGAG GTGAACGACAAAAGGTATCTGCGCTGCCCAGCAGCAATGACTGTGATGCACCTGAGAAAGTTTCTGCGGAGTAAGATGGATATACCCAATACTTTccag ATTGACGTGATGTACGAAGAGGAGCCGCTGAAGGACTATTACACTCTAATGGACATCGCCTACATTTACACGTGGAGGAGG AACGGGCCGCTCCCTCTGAAGTACCGGGTCCGGCCGACGGGCAAGCGGCTGAAGCTGGGTGGCCACCAGCGCGGCGGCGTGGAGGGCTTGAACCACAGCGGGGAGCTGGAAAGTGACTCTGGAAGCGACAAGGCCGGCAGCCCAGCCGGCGGGGgaccctccacctcctcctcatgCCTGCTCAGCCCGCAGCCCTCGGTCCAGTCGCAGCACCCGCACTTCCCGCACATCTCCAGCACCCTCAATGGCACCGGCAGCGGCTGCAGCCCCGGCAGCGGCAACCACCACCCCGCCTTCCCCAACCGGGCGCGGAAAGCCTCCATCAACGGCGCCTCTGCCACCTCCTCCGGCTGA